GACCCTCGTTCTTGGGGTCACCTGCATGATTCCTCCAAGATCAAGGCTGCTCTAGAGGTCCTGCAAGCACTGTCCAAGACACAGGATGGTGCATCAAGAAATAGTGATGAAGAGAATTCTTCCAATGTGGGTAGCAGTTACTCTGACGAGACATCCCCTCCTAGGAACATATGCAAAGATAATTCTTCTGAAGGAAATGTGTCTCTGAAAAAAGGTCCAGGTCTTTCAAATAAGCCAGCTCCGGAGAAAGCAATAGTATTTTCACAGTGGACAAGGATGTTGGATTTACTAGAAGGTCGCCTGAAAGATTCATCTATTCAATATAGAAGACTTGATGGTACTATGTCGGTTCATGCAAGAGACAAGGCTGTGAAGGACTTTAACACTCAGCCAGAGGTATGGACGTGCTGTTTCacacatttatattttaatatactgATGCAACACATTCACTCTGTATTGGCTGGAAGTCTTTTCTCACATTATCTGTTGTCCTTTTAAACCTGTAGGTTACTGTTATGATTATGTCCTTGAAAGCTGCCAGTCTAGGACTTAATATGGTCTCAGCTTGCCATGTTCTCTTGCTGGATCTTTGGTGGAATCCTACGACAGAGGACCAGGCTGTCGATAGAGCACATCGTATTGGGCAGACTCGTCCTGTTACAGTTTTGCGACTAACTGTCAAAGACACAGTTGAAGATCGCATCTTGGACCTACAGGTCAGATAGCACCCCTAGCTTTTATTGTTGCTTGTTGTGTCCATGAAATTTCTGGGTTTACTGGGCagacatatatttatatttcgtGAATTAAATGAAAAGTCGAGTGATCTGGAGGTGGATTAAAGTGGTCAGGAATAGGATCAGGTGTTGGTGTCATATACACGTTAAACTTTCCTCACTGATGTGCATGTTCTAGAAACataggagataaaaaaaaaaaaaaaggcccctggtctcttctttttccccccaaATGAACTTGCCCATGTCACGCATGCTTTTCAGTTTAAATTTAACCCAAGTAACTTTGGTCACACCTGCATTTTTGTCACTGAAGAAAAAAAGACGGAATCCATTCTATAGAGCCTTTACATGGTGAACTGAGTTAGTTTGGCCATTGGAAGTTATGTCACCAAATATAAATTTGATGTGTTCTGAAACaaatgttttcaattaaataatacaTCATCAGTCGGTGCAGTTTTGTGCAGTTAGGATGTTATCAGTTCACATTTATGGGTAACCTTCATCTTGACTTGCAATATGGTTTTGCTATGTTGGAGAATTTACTGCATGGGTATCTGTATATTAATGTGTTTTTCGTTCATCATTTATTGGGTATGGGGTTTCTTTTACAAAGTAGAGTCTGgtaaatgtttttttgtttgtaatGTCATCAGCAAAAGAAGAGACTAATGGTCGCATCTGCATTCGGAGAGGACGAGAAAGCGGGTCGTCAAACCCGCCTAACGGTGGAGGACTTGAACTACTTGTTTATGGCGTGATTCGGAAGGTCTAATTTTGCGGATCGCAACACATCATTTACTAACCTTAGTGCTGCCTGGTAGAGTTTGTTCTGAGTAGCGGCAGCGGCCTTATACTTAGTGATTTCGACAGAAGCGATTGGCTGGAGATTGATCAACTTTCCTGCTTCACCATTATTTGTTACTGTACAGCGCGCGACAGATAGCAACATCTAACAGTaaagatgcaatttttttttcccctgaaaATGTAAATGATATAGGGTTTTTGTTCTATCTCTGTGCTCTCCTCCATTCCTTATTTGTATACGGAGATCACAAACTTGAGGTCAGTGAATTTGATAATTATGTCTTGCCTAGCTCGTATTCTGATCTTTTCTCGTACCCTTTACGAGAGTCTGCTCAGGGGAAACCAAGCCGACCATCCTCGACTCACTGTCATATCATTGTCATTGGTCCGTCGCCGTGCCTGTGCCCCTGCAGAGATAACTAGACCTAACAATGACTAATTCCTTATATCTTCAATAAGTCGCTAATGCCCATCAACTGCCTCAGGatctaaaactgaaaaaacatTCCTAGATGCGGCCGGAGGCGATTGATTCGACTCAGCGGGACTGCCCCCTATAGGGGAAAGTAACAATTGGTTCCATGACAAAAACACGGTGGAAGGAAGAGAATGTTGCCCTGGTAAACTTCTTATAAATGTCACGAAGGCAAATTGTCCCTTCGATCAAAATAAGGAATTGAAATAACAAAAGACTTTGAGAATTCTCCAATCATCATTGAATCTCGACACGGCGGTCGCATCTTTCCTCCAGCCAAGCCAGGATGTCGTGGCGCACGGCCGCGATGTTCTCCTCCGTCTCCCCGAACAGCAGCGAGTGCATCATCCCGTCGTAGATCCGGATCGCCTTGTCCTCGCTCTGGGCCTCCCGGTACAGCGCCTGGCTCACCTCCGGGTCGGTCACCGCGTCCTCGCTCCCGTGCAGCACAATGAAGGGGATCCGGACGTCCCCCAGCCTCCGGTTGAGGCAGTCCGTGACCCGCAGCAGGTCCAGCACGGTCCCGAGCCGCGGCTTCCCCCGGTACCGCATCGGGTTCATCTCCGCGACCGCCTTCTTGGCCTCGACCCGGACCGACTTCCTCATGATGTCGGCGGTCGGGACGATGGGCAGCGTCGGCATGACCCGGGCGACCAGCGAGAGCACCTGCGGGATCGGCCAGGCGGGCCGGACCTTGTCCGAGATCTTGCACATGGGCGCGACCAGGACGGCGCCCTGGTACGCCGCCGGGTCCCGGAACTGGATCAGCAGGCAGATCGCGCCCCCCATCGACTCCCCGTACAGGAACCGGGGCAGCCCGGAGAACCGCGGGTCGTTCTTGACGGAGTCGAAGTAGTCGATGGCGTCGTCGACGACGAGGTCGACGTCGGGGACGAAGGCGCGGAGGCCGGCGGAGCGGCCGTGGCCCTCGAGGTCGAAGGCGAAGCAGGCGAAGCCGTGCTGGGCGAGGAAGATCGGGGTGGCCTGGAACGTCCAGGTGACGTCGTTGCCGTAGCCGTGGACCATGAGGACGGCGGCGCGCGggggcggggcggcggcggggggcaGCCAGGAGCGGACGAAGAGGGTGAGGCCGCGCGGGGAGGTGCGGAAGGAGCGGGTGCCGCGGACGCCCTGCTGCTCGAAGTAGGCGTCCTCGTCCTCGGGGGAGTTGCCCCAGAAGTTCTTGAGGTTCTTGTCGTTCGGACAACCACCTTCCTGCAGCGCAGCATCGTCGCCCATGAAGAATTCTGTGTTTGCGTGCGGTGTGGGGGTGATGATGATGGAGGGGGaagaagggggaggggagatGTGTGGTTGGTTGATGAGGGAGGCTGGGAGGGTCCCTTAACTTTACGTTTTTGGTCGGCTGAGTATTTAATGTGCTCTATTCTTACAACTTGAGAGACTATTCCCTAAgcttttaggttttttttttttttttttttgatttcgGGGAAATTGCCCAAAACCACCCCCTGAACTTTGGGACCATCGGGCGTATTGTCCAAGAATTGGACTTTCATTTTACTATGGGTAATGATTCAAATGATCAATGAATTTTGACTTGATATGCaatgtgatttatgaatttttttatttgttcaacgtgatttataaactttaacctgatatttaatgtgatttgaatttttaatttatttaatataatgttTAGATTTTCGTTTATAAATGAATTCGTTATACGTTCCATTGTTCAAAATCTAGAGGAATAATGTATCGGAGTTGAAAATTCAGGGATAAATGCGTATCGCTCTCAAATTTTGAGGGAGTTATTGTGTTATTATTACcctttgaatttattttcatttcagtttttatttccttttgggTCGTAccatgaaaaaataattgaattctcTCTCACTTTCATATTGTAAATAAAGGAGACCGCTTCATTTTCACATACACCAATGTGAATAAGGGAGTGGTTTCACGATCCACCTCATCATTTTAATTGTTTACTTTTAGCTTGACCTAATTCTTGTGGCAGGCTCATTTTgactttttgttaaatttttcttttcggtcGATAAGTAGCATTCATTACTAAAATGTTACTGAAACACAATTAAGTCTGAAATCATTACATGATAAAGACCATAGTGGCCCCATGCGGGCCGGGGATTATGCAGCCAACCATTTGGAAGAATATTAACCCGGTGGGCTTTTGCGGCCCAATCAGTAGACTTGGTGGCCTCCTTTGGAATATAAGACATTGATATATTTGGAGCTAGGCCAGCAAATCTTTATATTCCTCTTAAATAGCGTCAACTGCCCATGGCCTTGGCTTTTGGCCCAATTCTCACTCCACAACTGATAAGTTATCAGTTTTTACTTTGATGTCTTCATGCagatcaattgaagatgaaGCCGAAGACTCTCGACCACTTGTTTTCAGCAGCCTTGACAGAACCACACGAAGGGACACCGACTTAATTTTAAGGGCTGAATCAACGTGAAACTTCAGCGCCAAGCCATCGTTGATGACTCGGACCGCGTTCCTGCATATCCTGACCATTGCTCCTTCTTCCTGTTCGCTTTGCCAAGACTTGTTGATGTTGTATTTCAGAGAGCCCTTTGCAGGAAGAACCCATACCGCAAGAAGGTGTGTAATGCCTGGAGGTCGAGCTTTTGTTTTTGGATTCCATATGTTGAATAACTCAAGTTCTAATCTCGCTTCCTCCACTATCTACCTTGGAAGACGAAGGTGTTATGCCTCTTCCAGATTTGCCAAAGGGTGCCGGCCAGTAGATCCTTCAATGATGGATTGTTGTCTAATGCGAGGGTTTCAAGAAACCATTTGTTGATTCTAGTTATTTTTGGGGGGAAGGGTCAATTCTTAGATCCGGATTTGACCATACCTTTTTTGTCATTGACACAGTAAAAACAGATGCTCTAGTGTCTCTAGTTCACTATGGCATATTGGATAAAGCGGGTCAAGTGTCATCTTTCTCTGGTAGAGATTTTCCTTTGTTAGGAGTGCATTAGTACACATACTCCATGTAAAAAACCTGATGTTTGGATAGGTATGGAGCTGCCATATCAAGTTCTGTAATTTCTTGGGCAGTTGGTATGACGAGGAAGCCTGGAATTGATTGTTGTGGTTGTTGGCTGGATGTAGTGTGTTGTGTCCACTTTTGACGGAAGaggctccaaatctattttttgtccATATGATTTTGTCGGTCCCTGTAGGAATTAGAGGAATTGCAAGAATTTTATTTACAAGACTCATGTCAAATAAGCTTGATAATTTCTACATATTCTACTATTTAGACTCTTGGTCAAAAGGTCAGCCACATATTCAGGATCTCCTTCATTTGTAGGTCGTCCGATGTGTCCTCCCTCTAACCATCTATCTTCTCTTAATCGGATTTGCGTGTCATCCCCCACAGACCACTTGATTTGTGCTCTAATACCTCTATTCTTGAAAGTAGGTTTTGCCAACCCCAAGACGATCTAGATCCTTTATTTGCCCTGAAGAATAGTATAGCCCTTTCATCAACTGACTCCATAAGTTTGAAGGGGCTTGTATGAGTCTCCAAGTTTGCTTTCCCAACATGGCCTTATTGAAAGCAATGAGGTCCTTGAATCCCAAATCTCAACAATCTTTCTTGATTTTCAGCacttcccattttttccaataaATTCCTTTTTTCGCACTACTTCTTTTCCACTAGAAAGATGCAACATGTTTTTCAATTGCTGTACAAATTCAAATAGGAATCTCAAATATCGACATAGTATAATGTGGCAATGCTTGTACTACTATTTTAATAATGATTTCCTTCCTTGCCTTTGTCATTAGGCTTTCTTTCCACCCCTCGAGTTTCATATTTGCTTTCGTTAGGACCCATGCAAACATCTCTTTCTTAGATTGTCCTCACTCCAACGGAATGCCAagatatttctctatttttgcaaTGATAGGAACTCTTAATTCTTCTACCGTATTCCTCCTCAATTGTTGTGAATAGCAATTACTAAAATATATACCGGATTTGTTCAATTGATCGCTTGACTTGAGGCATAGCAATATTGGTTCAAAAGGTTTGCCAAGTTCTGGCATTCCTTAATTGTCccatccagaaaaaaaaaaatctcatcattAGCAAAAAGTAAGTGTGAGAGAGTTGGATAGCTTCTATTTAGTTTTATGTCTTTCAAACTTCTATCCCCTAGTGCTTTGTGTATGAGCAAAGGGAGCATGTTTGTCATAATGATAAAAAGTTCAGGAGAAAGAGGATCCCATTGCCTTATTCCTTTAGTTGGTCTAAAGACTTGGAGAGGTTCCCCATTAAGTTTGATATTGAAAGTGAATGTAGATATACATGTTTTCACCAAAGAAACCCAACGATCGCTGAAGCCCATACCCTTCAAACATTCATATAGGTAGTCTCATTTTGCTCAATCATAAGCTTTCTATGTATCAAGTTTTAGTACCGCTTGaaatttcctctttctttttctgattttgcgTTGATGCAACACTTCTTGGACAACTAGGATGTTATCTTGTATTTGTCGTCTACTAATGAAAGCACTTTGTTCCATTTCAATCACTTTGAGTAGCCAAGATTTCAGCTGATTAGCCAtaactttggaaatgattttatagTTGAAATTACATAAGATGATGGGCCTATATTGTGTTATAGATTCAGGGTTTGTAACCTTTGGAATAAGGGCAATATGAGTTCTGTCGAGAGAAGAGTCTAAAGTACCCAAAACAAAGAACTTTTCTATCATTTGGTGCACTTCTTTTTGATTTATCTCCTAGTGATATTGATAAAACTGTTCGTTTAGTCCATCTGGACCCGGGGCCTTTGTAACCCACAATTGGAAAACTACTGATTTTACTTCTTTTAATGTCATTGGCCCTACTAGAGCTTCATTCATTTCATCTCCGACTATACAAGGACATTGGTCTAAAATCGGCTAAAGATTTCTAGGACCAATTGTGCCATAGAGTCTATGATAGAATGTGTTTACATGTTGTTTAATTAATGGACGCTCCTTGCGCCAATTCTGGTCGTCTACTTTCAGCATGGACAACTTGTTTCTTTGCCTTTGGTGCACCGTCATAGCAtaaaagaatttggtatttctATCCTCCCATTTTAGCCACTCTATTCTTGATCTCATTCCCTAATACATATCTTCCTGTCgccataaattttcaatttgcatTGTAAGTTTCCGCTTTTCTTGCTTACTCAACCCCTTTTCCCTCCCATTAATTAGCTTGGTAAGCTCTATTTTGAGGTGCTCAATTTGTCAAAAT
This region of Eucalyptus grandis isolate ANBG69807.140 chromosome 8, ASM1654582v1, whole genome shotgun sequence genomic DNA includes:
- the LOC104441053 gene encoding caffeoylshikimate esterase — translated: MGDDAALQEGGCPNDKNLKNFWGNSPEDEDAYFEQQGVRGTRSFRTSPRGLTLFVRSWLPPAAAPPPRAAVLMVHGYGNDVTWTFQATPIFLAQHGFACFAFDLEGHGRSAGLRAFVPDVDLVVDDAIDYFDSVKNDPRFSGLPRFLYGESMGGAICLLIQFRDPAAYQGAVLVAPMCKISDKVRPAWPIPQVLSLVARVMPTLPIVPTADIMRKSVRVEAKKAVAEMNPMRYRGKPRLGTVLDLLRVTDCLNRRLGDVRIPFIVLHGSEDAVTDPEVSQALYREAQSEDKAIRIYDGMMHSLLFGETEENIAAVRHDILAWLEERCDRRVEIQ